The genomic window GCCGGCGCCGACCACCGCGATCTCGAGGTAATCCCGCACCGCCCTCGGGGCGGTCATCGCCGCGACGGAGCGCAGGTGGAGATCGAAGGAATCGAGCAGGCGCGAGCCGAAGAACGGGTCGGCGGCCAGCGACCGCGACACCATGCCGAGATAGGCGCCCGAGTAGCCGGTGGCGGGAGCCGCGTGGGCGTCGACGGGGCCGGCCGGGCCGGCGGAGGCGCGGATCGCGCAAAATATGAGGACGATGAGCAGCGGGCCTTTCACGACAGGAGGATAGCCCCGGATCGATCCGGAATCAAGGGGGCGCTCCGCGCTCCTTCAGATGGAGGGCTATCCTCAAGGATAGTCGCGGCGATGCGGTATGCTAACCCAGCAGGCCGGGCAGGCGCCGGGAGAACTCCACCTCGGCGGGGAACATCTCTTCAAGCGGCAGGTCGCCGACCTCGCGCCAGAACAGCTCGAGCACGTCGTCGCCGTTGCCGGCCAGGCGCAGGTCGCCGGACACCCGCTCGACGAGCCAGTACACGGACACGATCTGGATCGGGGCGGCCGTGGACAGGTGCGCCTCCTGGTTGGCGTACAAGGTCCGCACGGGCCGGATCTCGAGGCCGGTCTCCTCGCGGAACTCGCGGCGCAGGGCGTCGCCCGGGGCCTCCTCGATCTCGATGCCTCCCCCGGGGAAGTTGATGAAGGTGCCGCCGCCGAAGCGCGAGCGGGCGAGGAGGACCTTGTCCCCCTCCCGCAGCACGCCGTAGACGCGGCAGGAGAAGCGTCTCACGCGCCCTTGTTCAGGAAGGCGACGACGGCGGTCTTGGCGTCGCCGAGCAGCGGGTCGCCGTCGCCGACGAGCAGGTGGTCGAAGTCGTAGGTCCGCAGGAGCTCGAGCGAGCGCTTGAGCGCGGCGGGATCGTCCTGCTTCTCCACGGGAACGGTCTTCAATCTTCCATGGGGCGCGATCAGCGCGTCGCCGAGAAGGAACAGCCGCCGTTCGGGCCAGTAGAGGGCGATCTCACCCGGCGATTTTCCGGGAAGGTGCACGCACAGAAGGCCGCAGATCGAGTCCCCGTCCTTGACCGTCTTCTCGGGGACGATCCCCGCCTCCTCGACCTCCGCGGCATGGAGCACGGTCGGGATCTTCCAGCGCTCGAGCACCGCCCCGCGCTCCCGCAGGTGGTTCCTGTTGGTGATCACGAGCGCGTCGGGCTTGAGGCCCGCGGCCTCGAGATAGGCCAGGTCGTCGTCCGAGAACGGCACGGGGTCGACGATGACGGTCCCCCCGGCGGTCTTGAGGAGGTGGCCGTTGAAGTTGAACCTCTTCTCGGGGTTGAACGAGGACCAGCAGTACGCGCCTTCGGCGAGTTGGATCATGGATTGAGCCTCTCTCGATGATAACTTTTTCGTACACTGGGGTCATGCTCCGCCGGACCGGCCTCGCCGCCGTCATGGCCCTCGCCTGCGCCTGCTCGCCCGAGGGCGGAGGACCCGTCCGCCTCCTCGTCGCCGTGCCGATCACCGGGGACATGGCCGCCTCGGGGCAGGGCGTGGAGCGCGGGGTGCGGATGGCCGTCGAGGACGAGACGGCGCTGGGCGGTCTTCCCGCCGTCGAGGTGACGGTCTCCGACGACCGCTCCGACCCCTTCGAGGCCGCCTCCGTCGCCCGCCGGGCCGTGGACGACCCGCGCGTGTTCGCCGTCGTCGGCCATCTGACGTCGGGCTGCGCCATCGAGGCGTCGCGCGTCTACGCGCAGGCACCGCTGGCGATGATCACCCCGTCGGCCACCGCGACCGCGCTGACGGCCCAGCAGGACCGTCCGGACTGGGGCGGAGAGCGCGTCGTGTTCCGCCTTCCCCCTTCGGACGCGATGCAGGGAGAGTTCGCCGCGGACTACGCCGTCAAGCGTCTCGCCTTGAAGAGCTTCTTCCTCGTCCACGACCGCTCGCCCTATGGCCTCGGCCTGGCCGAGACCTTCCGTGCGGCCGTCGAGCGCAAAGGAGGCTCGGTCTCCGCCTTCGAGGCCGTCTCCCTCGGGGACAAGGATTTCTCCGCCGTCGCCAAGGAGATCGCGGCGGCGCGCCCGGACGCGGTGTTCTACGGCGGGATCTACATGGAGGCGGGACTGCTCATCAAGCAGGCCCGGGCCGCCGGCTATCGCGGCGCGTTCCTCTCGGGCGACGCGACCAAGAACCGCGACTTCTTCGACATCGCGGGGCCGGCCGGGGACGGCGCCTACATCTCGGTCGGGGGCGTGCCCGTCGAGGCCCTGCCCAGCGCCGCCGACTTCGTCGAGCGCTATCAGAAGCGCTGGGCGGGCGCCCAGCCCCGGGCCTACGACCACTACGGCTACGAGGCCGCGCGCGTCGCGCTCGACGCCCTGCGCAAGGCGGGCTCCCCCGACCGGAGGCTGGTCCTCGACGCCGTGCGCAAGACCCACCTGCGCGCCATGGTCGGAGACATCTCCTTCGACGCGAAGGGCGACACTTTGCGCGGCATCGTCACCATGACGAAGGCCGACTTCGCCCGCAAGAAGTTCGAAGTCGCGTACTGACGTCAAAAAAAGCCGCCGGCCTCCTTTCGGAGACCGGCGGCATTTCTTTGATCTTGCACGAGGGGGGACTCGAACCCCCAAACCCTTTCGGGCGTACGCACCTCAAGCGTATGTGTCTGCCAGTTCCACCACCCGTGCGCGGGTTTGCGTCTACTTCTTGACCGGAGCCGGAGCGGACGGCTTGGACGTCTTGGCCGCCTCCGGGAGCTCCATCGGCTTCGCCTCGGCGGCGGGCGCCGGGGCTTCCGTCGCGACCGGAGCGGGCAAGGTCGCCGCGCTCGAGGTCACGCTGGACATCCCGGTCCGGTCCGAGAGGAGCGTCAGGAAAAGCGAGGTGAAGGCGAAGGTCGCGGCCAGGCCGGCGGTGAGCTTCTTCATGAAGCTGGAGCCGCTGGGCGTGTTGATCAGCGAGTCCCCCCCGCCGCCGAACATCGACAGGCCGGCGCCGCGACCCGTCTGCAGGAGCACGAACAGGATCATGCCCAGGCAGGCGATGATGTGGATCGTCATCAAGATGGTGTACATGAAGATCGATTATACCTATTTTACGACGCGAGAGCGACCAGGCCCGGAAGAGCCTTCCCCTCGAGCAGCTCGAGCGACGCGCCGCCCCCGGTCGAGCAGTGGGTCATCTTGCCGGCCAAGCCGGTCTTCGCCAGGACGGACAGGCTGTCGCCGCCGCCGACGATGGTGATCGTGCCCTTCGCCGTCGCCTCCGACATCGCCTTGGCGACGGCGTTGCTGCCGGTGGAGAAGGCGGGCATCTCGAATATGCCCATCGGGCCGTTCCAGAAGATCGTCTGGGCCTTCGAGATGTGCTCGGTGAAGAACTCGATCGTGTGCGGGCCGATGTCCACGCCGATCATGTCGGGCGGGATGGCCATCGCCTGGGTCGCGGCCGCGGGGGCGTCGGGCTTGATCTCGCGCACGACGAGGTGGTCGGCGGGAAGCAGTATCTCGACTTTCTTGTTGTAGGCCTTCTCGATGATCGCCTTGGCGGCGTCGATCTGGTCCTTCTCGAGCAGGGACTTGCCGATGTTGATGCCCTGCGCGGCGAGGAAGGTATAGGCCATGGCGCCGCCGATGAGCAGCGCGTCCACGCGCTCCAGGAGCTTGTCGAGCACGGCGAGCTTGTCGGAGACCTTGGCGCCGCCGATGATCGCGAGGAACGGGCGCTGCGGGTTGCCGATGACGCGGTCGAGGAACTCGAGCTCGCGCTGGACCAGGTAGCCGATGGCGCCGGGAAGGTGGGCCGCGACGCCGGCCGTCGACGCGTGCGCGCGGTGCAGGGCGCCGAAGGCGTCCTGGATGAAGAGGTCCCCGTTCTTGGCCAGCGCC from Elusimicrobiota bacterium includes these protein-coding regions:
- a CDS encoding NUDIX hydrolase, with amino-acid sequence MRRFSCRVYGVLREGDKVLLARSRFGGGTFINFPGGGIEIEEAPGDALRREFREETGLEIRPVRTLYANQEAHLSTAAPIQIVSVYWLVERVSGDLRLAGNGDDVLELFWREVGDLPLEEMFPAEVEFSRRLPGLLG
- a CDS encoding branched-chain amino acid ABC transporter substrate-binding protein; translated protein: MLRRTGLAAVMALACACSPEGGGPVRLLVAVPITGDMAASGQGVERGVRMAVEDETALGGLPAVEVTVSDDRSDPFEAASVARRAVDDPRVFAVVGHLTSGCAIEASRVYAQAPLAMITPSATATALTAQQDRPDWGGERVVFRLPPSDAMQGEFAADYAVKRLALKSFFLVHDRSPYGLGLAETFRAAVERKGGSVSAFEAVSLGDKDFSAVAKEIAAARPDAVFYGGIYMEAGLLIKQARAAGYRGAFLSGDATKNRDFFDIAGPAGDGAYISVGGVPVEALPSAADFVERYQKRWAGAQPRAYDHYGYEAARVALDALRKAGSPDRRLVLDAVRKTHLRAMVGDISFDAKGDTLRGIVTMTKADFARKKFEVAY
- the secG gene encoding preprotein translocase subunit SecG gives rise to the protein MYTILMTIHIIACLGMILFVLLQTGRGAGLSMFGGGGDSLINTPSGSSFMKKLTAGLAATFAFTSLFLTLLSDRTGMSSVTSSAATLPAPVATEAPAPAAEAKPMELPEAAKTSKPSAPAPVKK
- a CDS encoding phosphoglycerate kinase, which produces MTDKPALKLKRLQDMTVKGKRVLVRVDYNVPMKGSKIEDNARIRETLRTLEHLLAEGAKLVLVAHLGRPKGKVEPKYSLKPVAAELGRLLKKPVAFADDCVGPVAEKAVAALKAGDVVLLENLRFHAEEEANDPAFAKALAKNGDLFIQDAFGALHRAHASTAGVAAHLPGAIGYLVQRELEFLDRVIGNPQRPFLAIIGGAKVSDKLAVLDKLLERVDALLIGGAMAYTFLAAQGINIGKSLLEKDQIDAAKAIIEKAYNKKVEILLPADHLVVREIKPDAPAAATQAMAIPPDMIGVDIGPHTIEFFTEHISKAQTIFWNGPMGIFEMPAFSTGSNAVAKAMSEATAKGTITIVGGGDSLSVLAKTGLAGKMTHCSTGGGASLELLEGKALPGLVALAS